In Cystobacter fuscus DSM 2262, the DNA window CGTGAAGCTGCGCTTGGGCCTCTTCGAGAAGCCCAAGCCCTCGGAGCGCAACGCCTCGCACGAGATTGGCACCGCGGAGAACCGGGCCGTGGCCCGGGAGGCGGTGCGCAAGTCGCTGGTGCTCCTCAAGAACAACGGTGGCACCCTGCCCCTGGCTCGCTCGGCCAAGGTGCTCGTGGCGGGCAAGAGCGCCGACAACCTGTCGAACCAGTCTGGCGGCTGGTCCATCACCTGGCAGGGCACGGACAACACCAACGCCGACTTCGGCGGCGGCACCACCCTGTGGGAGGCCATCCGGAAGATCGCCCCCAACGCGAAGCTGGACACCAGCGCGGATGGCGCTCAGGCGGACGCGAGCTACGACGTCGCCGTGGTCGTGATTGGCGAGACGCCCTACGCCGAGGGCAATGGCGACATCGGCAAGACCAAGACGCTGGAGCTCGCCCGGCTGCGCCCGGAGGACTACACGCTGCTGCAGAGCCTCAAGGCCAAGGGCGTGAAGAAGATCGTCACGGTGCTCTTCTCCGGCCGTCCGCTCTACACCAACAAGGAGCTCAACGTGTCCGACGCTTTCGTCGCCGCGTGGCTGCCCGGCACCGAGGGCGAGGGTCTGACGGACGTGCTGTTCCGCAAGGCCGATGGCACCATCGACCACGACTTCCACGGCAAGCTCTCCTTCTCGTGGCCCAAGGCGTCCTGCCAGGTGTCGATCAACAAGGGCGATGCGAACTACGATCCGCTCTTCGCCTATGGCTACGGCCTGACGTATGCCCAGACCCAGGAACTGGGCGCGTTCGAGGAGAAGACCCAGACCAACGGCTGTGGCGTGGAGCCGGGAGACGGGAGCACCACCAACCTCCCGCTGACCCTCTTCGAGCGCGGCAACCAGGATGACTGGGTGATGCGCATCGGCGCGCCGTCCAACTGGGGCGGCATCGACGTGCGGCAGGGCACCAGCAACACCACGAGCCTGGCTCCCAATGAAATCAGCGTCACCCCGGTGGACGACGAGGGCGGGCTCCAGTGGGCCGCGGTCAACGTCAAGTTCAGCGGCACGGGGCAGGTGTACATGCAGAACAAGAACGGCAACGAGGGCCGCAACCTCCAGCCCTACCTGAACTCCAAGGGCGCGCTCGTCTTCGCGGTGAAGGTGAACACGGCGCCGAGCGCCCAGGTGAACCTGTCCACGCACTGCATCTACCCGTGCCAGGGGGAGATCCAGATCACCGAGACCCTCAAGGGCCTGGCGGGCAAGGGGTGGAGCGAGCTGGCGGTTCCGCTCCAGTGCTTCGCGGACAAGGGGCTGGACTTCGGCCTCGTGAACTCGCCCTTCCTGCTCTACACCTCGGACACGCTGGACGTGACGCTCGCCAGCATCCGCTGGGAGCCGAACCGGGCGGGCAACGTGAGCTGCACGAGCACGCCTCCCGTGACGCCCATCGCCATCACCGATGACAAGGACGCCTACGTCAACGGCGTGTCCGACACCGCGCTCTTCGCCACGCCCAACGCATGGACCAGTGGGACGACGGGGACGGTGACGCTGAATCCCGCGTTCGACATCGGCGGGGGGGAGAAGGTCATCGACGTGGTGATGAGTGGCCTCAAGGAGGGCGGCGGCAACGGTGGCATCGCCTTCGGGGTCAAGGATCCGAACCTGCTGGACGTGTCGGCCATCGCCGAGACGGGCGGCGTGCAGTTCGAGGTGCGGGTGCTCGACTACGGACAGACCACCCAGGATTTCTGGGTGAAGAGTGTCTGCGACCGCAAGCCAGACTCCTGCACGACGGGTGACTTGAAAAACCTGCTGGGACACCCGGCGGTGGGGTCGTGGACGACGGTGAAGATGCCGTTCTCCAGCTCGGCCTACCCGGCCACCTGGAACAAGACCAAGGTCAGCGCGGTCTTCGAGATGCTGCCCGCCTGGGGTGACCAGGGCGGCAACATCCACTTCCAGGTGCGCAACGTCCGCATCAAGAAGCAGCTCCAGTAGCCCTCACGGGTGATCGCGGGCCTGGCCGGCGCGTCATTGCGGCGCCTGGCCGGGCTCGCGGGTCTCATCCTTCTCAGGAGCGGTGCCGTTCGGCGACGCGGTAGAGCTGGGTGAGGGAGAAGTCCAACAGCGACTGGCACGAGCGCATGTAGCGCGAGGCCCGAACGAAGGGCAGCCAGGCGCGCCCACCCACGAGCACCTGGGTCTCCTCGAGCTTCTGGCGCGGAATCCACTGGCCGCCGAGGTGGCGCACGAGCACCTCGCCCAGGTACGCGCCAATGGCGGGCACCGCGTGAGCGTCGATGTGTTCCCGCTCGAAGACTCTCGGAAACTCCTCCTGCCAGAAGTGGAAGTCCACGTCCGTGAGGGACTCGGGAGATGCATCGAAGACGGAAGGCACCTTCGAGTGGAGCAGCGCCACGAGGAGTTCGGCGAGATAGCTGTAATGCGCGCGAGCCCGCTCAGGGTCGTCCACGTCCGGAGGAAGGGCGGAGTTGGCGGGGAGCCACTCGTCGGGCTCGGGCGGGCGCCACGCGTTGAGTTCGGCGATCTTCCGCTGGCGTTCGTGACTGGCTACACCCTCCACCACTCGATGGAGAACGGGCGCCACATCTGGCTGAAAGCGGGGTTCCACGGGGGCCAGCGTGGCGCTGCGCCCATGCAAGGCTCGCAGCACGGTGTCGAAGTTCAGGTCTGGCCGGAGGTGGACATGCGCGCGGGCCTGGGCCTCACGAGCCTCGTCACTGGCGAAGTCCGCGGCGGTGGGCCAGGTCACCAGGAGGACGGAGCCATTGGGCAACTCCTCCACCCGCCAGGCCGGCGTGGAGAGCATGCGTGCACGGCCGACGGTTTCCACCAGCTTTGGGCCAAAGACGTTGATCCAGGACACCTCATAGATTTTGTCGAACCCGTCTCGTATGGAGGTCTGCATCTCGCGGCCGAAGCGGGGCTCGCCCGCCAGTTCTGCGTCATCCTCGCTGTGGGCTGCGGCGTGGGTGACCGGGTAGTGAGAGGCCCAACTGCGCACCATCTCCACGAATTGGCGACAGCGCTCCGCCTCCGCGAAGAAGGAGAGCGGCTTCACCTTGAGCCGGATGTCCAATTCAGGGGGGCGTGGAGGGAGCCAGAGCCAGAGCCGCATCTCCAAGGCGGGCCACTTCGTCCGGTAGAGTCCGAGGGCCGTGCTATCCCCCTCGCGCCGCTCCTCCAATGCCTTCCAGAAGGAAGGGCGGGAGTATTTGCGTTGTCGCTTGCCGTTGACAACGTCCGGCATCCACTCGCCCGCGTACGTCTCGAGTGACTGGAGGAAGGATTCCAGAGCACGTTCCAGTTCAGCCCGCGAGTCAACGGTCCCCTTGAAGGTGAGCCGGAGGCCGTCCTCATCCCTCATCTCCAGTACCTTCATTGGAACAGCACCTCCACACCTGGAACCTTCTTGTTGACCATGTTCAGGGCTGCATCCAGGTCGCCTACCTTCTTGGGCTTGAGGTTGCCACCCTCATAGATGAGACGGACTCTCGAAACTCGCACCTCGCTGCTTCCCGTGAGAAGGGATTGGAGAGAGGGTCGACGGATATTCAGCATTTCACCGTAATTCAGCAGGGCTTCTCTCGCATCTTCGATCATCTGTGCTTCCAGTGCCTCGTACTTCAACGCCGAGAGGTCGCGGCTCTTGACGCTCCAGGTCTCCACGCGAGGTGGCCGTCCGGCGAATTCGCCCGTTTCGATGACGAGCACATCCGCGAAGCGCAGGCCGGGACCCGGCTTCATCACGCCCACATTCGTCTCGATCCGGGGCTGGTTGAAGTCCCCGAGGAAGCGGCGTTGTGCCCGAGGCAGTTCCGCATCGGCGCGCAGCAGTTTCAACAAAGCTCGTTCGAAGGCCAGCCCTCGGGTGAACCACCCCCGCATGGACTCGTAGGGCTCCCAGCGCAGCGGCCCTTTGGTTGCCTTGCCCTGCTGTAACTCTCCGAGACGCTTCTCGTAGTAGGCGACGTACTCGGGCCAGCGCGGGTTGCCCTCGGCCCCGGGTGGAGGAGCGTCCATCGCGGGACGTTGTTGCTCCAGCACCGCGACGTCCTTGGGCAGACGCGGGCCCGTGGCCTCCAACTCCACCAGCGCCAGCCGGGCTTCCACCACCTCGCGGGTGAGACCCACCCCCTCGTCCACCAGCGAGGCCAGGGTTTCGGTGCGCCCCGTGCCAACGGCTCTCCTCGTCGAGGAGCCCGTGGCCTCGGGTCTGGCCTTGGACATTACCGCCTGGGCCCTGGCCACGTCGCCTCGGGCCTCGCGCAGCGCCAGCGCGGCGTCCATGCCTCCCACGGCCACGAAGCGGCCCGCCTCGCGGCTGGCTTGA includes these proteins:
- a CDS encoding glycoside hydrolase family 3 protein, with protein sequence MQRLFSRQKSLSLAALLLLPLAACNPDPTPGPDDAGTTNPPPTDAGTDAGTPDDWPAIQSAIPKDPELEKRIDTLLSKMSLEEKVGQITQVEISNVTPDEVKQYHLGSVLNGGGAWPNGKKGSTVAEWNALADQLWAASVDPANGQRIPIIWGVDAVHGHNNVKGATLFPHNIGLGAANDPELVKRIGEVTAREVAQTGLDWAFGPTVAVVRDDRWGRTYEGYSEDPAIVESFAGKIVEGLQGQLGKDAKANEKVIASVKHFLGDGATNEGKDQGVTRLTEKQLRDIHGRGYFTALAAGSQTVMASFNSWQDAAQGETAKAYKMHGNKYLLTDVLKTKMGFDGFVISDWNGIGQITRNNSDSPRDCTNGDCPQAINAGVDMVMVPYRTDWKPFITNTIASVKNGEIPQARLDDAVRRILRVKLRLGLFEKPKPSERNASHEIGTAENRAVAREAVRKSLVLLKNNGGTLPLARSAKVLVAGKSADNLSNQSGGWSITWQGTDNTNADFGGGTTLWEAIRKIAPNAKLDTSADGAQADASYDVAVVVIGETPYAEGNGDIGKTKTLELARLRPEDYTLLQSLKAKGVKKIVTVLFSGRPLYTNKELNVSDAFVAAWLPGTEGEGLTDVLFRKADGTIDHDFHGKLSFSWPKASCQVSINKGDANYDPLFAYGYGLTYAQTQELGAFEEKTQTNGCGVEPGDGSTTNLPLTLFERGNQDDWVMRIGAPSNWGGIDVRQGTSNTTSLAPNEISVTPVDDEGGLQWAAVNVKFSGTGQVYMQNKNGNEGRNLQPYLNSKGALVFAVKVNTAPSAQVNLSTHCIYPCQGEIQITETLKGLAGKGWSELAVPLQCFADKGLDFGLVNSPFLLYTSDTLDVTLASIRWEPNRAGNVSCTSTPPVTPIAITDDKDAYVNGVSDTALFATPNAWTSGTTGTVTLNPAFDIGGGEKVIDVVMSGLKEGGGNGGIAFGVKDPNLLDVSAIAETGGVQFEVRVLDYGQTTQDFWVKSVCDRKPDSCTTGDLKNLLGHPAVGSWTTVKMPFSSSAYPATWNKTKVSAVFEMLPAWGDQGGNIHFQVRNVRIKKQLQ